One Chryseobacterium sp. StRB126 genomic region harbors:
- a CDS encoding RNA polymerase sigma factor, whose translation MPQKDKESIISQTVSNYGGKLMSYIRPKVKNTEDAEDILQEVWFQFSSLTNLSEIVNVGGWLYRVTANKITDRYRKKKTENLEDFVYEDEDGSFSIKDILLMDESAGPEVKMFQDEIWKKLFEALDELPEKQRLVYVENELNDKTLQEIADEQGENIKTIISRKNYAVKHLRNRLRKLYEDLKS comes from the coding sequence ATGCCACAGAAGGACAAAGAAAGCATCATCTCACAGACCGTTTCCAACTACGGAGGAAAGTTGATGTCTTATATTCGTCCCAAAGTGAAAAACACGGAGGATGCGGAAGATATTCTGCAGGAAGTGTGGTTTCAGTTCAGCAGTCTTACCAATCTTTCTGAGATTGTGAATGTAGGAGGCTGGCTGTACAGGGTAACGGCGAATAAAATTACAGACCGTTATCGTAAAAAGAAAACAGAAAATCTTGAAGATTTCGTCTATGAGGACGAAGACGGAAGTTTTTCCATCAAAGATATTTTATTGATGGATGAAAGCGCCGGCCCTGAAGTGAAGATGTTTCAGGATGAGATCTGGAAAAAACTGTTTGAAGCACTTGATGAACTCCCCGAAAAACAAAGGCTGGTCTATGTAGAAAACGAACTCAACGACAAAACCCTCCAAGAGATCGCCGATGAACAGGGAGAGAACATTAAGACTATCATCAGTAGAAAAAATTATGCTGTGAAGCATTTGAGAAACAGATTGAGAAAATTATACGAAGATTTAAAAAGCTAG
- a CDS encoding alpha/beta hydrolase family protein: protein MNLNSKIFGTAYIVLSAIMINAQNSAAKLPGDPTLPSTKANLEKLVSYDKGNFKYKVEDYFARPKASAFKISPDGKYLSYKEKDKDRKNHVYVKELNTGKITKAIVEKDDLIKAYGWLNKSRLFYTQDKGGNENIHLYAADVDGTNLKDLTPFDGITLGEINPIKDTDFVVVTMNKNNKQIFEPFKINFVTGEMTQLYENKDVNSPIDGYIFDKDGNLRGYSILENGLTTKTYYKDLQTGKFNLLKSADWSDTFSIIRFNDNSKNKDEAYVVTNLDSDKARIVLYDLKKNAVIKEVYANPVYDVSSISVAGKNRNYELDYISYEGLKGETVPVSKFYKEIDDQLKAQFGDKEFGIVSSDDNNDKLLVVVGSDKLYGTYYEYDTKTKQTKLLYNLMPQLKEEDMAEMRPIEFKSRDGLTIRGYITLPKAALEGKKVPLIVNPHGGPQGIRDHWGFNPETQLFASRGYATLQVNFRISGGYGKEFQKAGYKQIGRKAMDDVEDGVKYAISQGWIDKDKIAIYGGSHGGYATLMGLIKTPDLYACGVDYVGVSNIFTFFSSFPEYWKPYKEMVKQIWYDLDNPEEAKIAKEVSPVFQIDKIKKPLFVVQGANDPRVNINESDQIVKAMRAKGFEVPYMVKYDEGHGFGKEPNRIELYKSMLGFFAENFNKK, encoded by the coding sequence ATGAATCTAAATTCCAAAATTTTCGGTACAGCCTATATTGTACTTTCTGCTATTATGATAAACGCACAAAATTCCGCGGCTAAACTTCCGGGAGATCCAACACTTCCGTCTACCAAAGCCAATCTTGAAAAACTGGTGTCTTACGATAAAGGAAACTTCAAATATAAAGTGGAAGACTATTTTGCAAGGCCAAAAGCATCAGCATTTAAAATTTCTCCTGATGGAAAATACCTTTCTTATAAGGAAAAAGATAAGGACCGTAAAAACCATGTGTACGTTAAAGAGCTCAATACGGGGAAAATTACCAAAGCCATTGTTGAAAAAGACGATCTGATAAAAGCCTATGGCTGGCTGAATAAAAGTCGTTTATTCTATACACAGGATAAAGGCGGAAATGAGAATATCCACTTGTATGCTGCCGATGTAGACGGAACAAATCTTAAGGATCTGACACCATTTGACGGAATTACGTTGGGAGAGATTAATCCCATAAAAGATACTGATTTCGTTGTGGTTACAATGAACAAAAACAATAAGCAGATCTTCGAACCGTTTAAAATCAATTTTGTTACGGGTGAAATGACTCAGCTGTACGAAAATAAAGATGTCAACAGCCCTATTGATGGGTATATTTTTGATAAAGACGGTAATTTAAGAGGCTATAGTATTCTTGAAAACGGATTGACTACTAAAACCTATTACAAAGATTTGCAGACTGGGAAATTCAATCTTCTGAAATCCGCAGACTGGTCAGACACTTTCAGTATTATCAGGTTTAATGATAACTCTAAGAATAAAGATGAAGCATATGTAGTGACTAATCTGGATAGTGATAAAGCCAGAATTGTCTTGTATGATCTGAAGAAAAATGCTGTTATCAAAGAAGTGTATGCTAACCCTGTGTATGATGTAAGCTCCATAAGTGTAGCAGGTAAGAACAGAAATTATGAACTGGATTATATCAGTTATGAAGGTTTAAAAGGAGAAACAGTTCCGGTAAGTAAATTTTATAAAGAAATTGATGATCAATTAAAAGCCCAGTTTGGAGATAAAGAATTTGGTATTGTTTCATCAGACGATAATAATGATAAACTTTTGGTGGTAGTAGGAAGCGATAAATTATACGGAACTTACTATGAGTATGATACCAAAACCAAACAGACAAAGCTTCTTTATAATCTGATGCCACAGCTGAAAGAAGAAGATATGGCTGAAATGAGGCCTATTGAATTCAAAAGCAGAGATGGATTAACCATTCGTGGATATATTACACTTCCTAAAGCAGCATTGGAAGGGAAAAAAGTTCCTCTGATTGTAAATCCTCATGGTGGTCCGCAGGGAATCAGAGATCATTGGGGATTCAATCCGGAAACTCAATTGTTTGCAAGTAGAGGATATGCGACACTTCAGGTGAATTTCAGAATTTCAGGGGGGTATGGAAAAGAATTCCAAAAGGCTGGATATAAGCAGATTGGAAGAAAAGCCATGGATGATGTAGAAGATGGAGTAAAATATGCTATCAGCCAGGGATGGATAGACAAAGATAAAATAGCAATTTACGGTGGAAGTCACGGTGGATATGCAACCTTGATGGGATTAATTAAGACTCCCGATCTATATGCCTGTGGAGTAGATTATGTAGGAGTTTCCAATATTTTCACCTTCTTTTCTTCCTTCCCGGAATACTGGAAGCCTTATAAAGAAATGGTAAAACAAATCTGGTATGATCTTGATAATCCTGAAGAAGCAAAAATTGCTAAAGAAGTATCTCCGGTTTTCCAAATAGACAAGATCAAGAAACCATTATTTGTGGTACAGGGTGCCAATGACCCTAGAGTAAACATCAATGAATCTGATCAGATTGTAAAGGCGATGCGTGCCAAAGGATTCGAAGTGCCTTATATGGTAAAATATGACGAAGGGCACGGATTCGGAAAAGAGCCTAACAGAATCGAATTGTATAAATCAATGCTAGGATTCTTTGCTGAGAATTTCAATAAAAAATAA
- a CDS encoding membrane protein, with product MKLLVILFGTFILALLGTMVVQGKPDLLFSGNLGMAVFIIFTGFSHFKFQKGMAMMIPDFIPAKMFWVYCTGLLEIAAGIGLMIPAIREITAILLIVFYVLVFIANINSSQKKINIFKADYTGPGMQYLYSQRIPMQIILIAWTWYFGIYLH from the coding sequence ATGAAACTATTAGTAATCCTCTTCGGTACATTTATCTTAGCTTTACTGGGAACCATGGTGGTTCAGGGAAAGCCTGATCTTTTATTTTCAGGAAACCTTGGTATGGCAGTTTTTATCATATTTACAGGTTTTTCCCATTTTAAATTTCAGAAAGGAATGGCCATGATGATTCCCGATTTTATTCCTGCTAAAATGTTTTGGGTATATTGTACCGGACTTTTAGAAATTGCTGCTGGAATAGGGCTCATGATTCCTGCTATTCGTGAAATAACAGCCATTTTATTGATTGTTTTTTATGTATTGGTTTTTATTGCCAATATCAATTCATCTCAAAAGAAAATAAATATTTTTAAAGCAGATTACACCGGCCCGGGAATGCAATATCTTTACTCTCAAAGAATCCCCATGCAGATTATTTTAATAGCATGGACCTGGTATTTCGGAATCTATTTACATTAA
- a CDS encoding SRPBCC family protein encodes METLSYETIINAPLQKVWDILWSPETYSQWTQYFGAGSSVMKSDWQIGGKTYFLNEKGDGMVSTIDSLDEPRQIVFKHLGMTENGVEDTQSKEVMEWSGCFEKYFLIDLDGKTKLHTEVQVEKEWRDHMNTGFTKGLMIVKNLAEGVNLSAV; translated from the coding sequence ATGGAAACCTTATCGTACGAAACAATAATAAATGCTCCCTTACAGAAAGTATGGGACATTCTTTGGAGTCCGGAAACTTACAGTCAATGGACACAATACTTTGGTGCAGGATCTTCTGTCATGAAATCTGACTGGCAGATAGGTGGAAAGACCTATTTCCTGAATGAAAAAGGAGATGGAATGGTTTCTACCATAGACAGTCTGGATGAACCCCGCCAAATTGTTTTTAAACATTTGGGAATGACTGAAAACGGAGTAGAAGACACACAAAGCAAAGAGGTGATGGAATGGAGCGGTTGTTTTGAAAAATATTTTCTGATTGATCTTGACGGAAAAACAAAACTTCATACAGAAGTTCAGGTAGAAAAAGAATGGCGGGATCATATGAATACAGGATTTACAAAAGGACTGATGATAGTGAAGAACCTGGCGGAAGGAGTTAACCTTAGTGCAGTGTAA
- a CDS encoding ATPase produces MEQLSYEIEINAEPEKVWSVLWGGITYRQWTTAFTEGSFYEGTLEENNIIKFLDPKNNGMYSRVTKVIPNQEITFLHLGEIYEGIEVAQEWGDATEAYFLEENDEGTLLKVAINTPAEFKSFFEEKFPKAMNIVKHLSENQL; encoded by the coding sequence ATGGAACAATTATCATACGAAATAGAAATTAATGCAGAACCAGAAAAAGTATGGAGTGTCCTTTGGGGTGGTATTACTTACAGACAATGGACTACTGCTTTCACGGAAGGCTCTTTTTATGAAGGAACATTAGAAGAGAATAACATCATAAAATTCTTAGATCCCAAAAACAATGGGATGTACAGCCGGGTTACAAAAGTGATTCCCAATCAGGAAATAACGTTTCTGCATTTAGGAGAAATTTATGAAGGAATTGAGGTTGCTCAGGAATGGGGCGATGCAACAGAAGCTTACTTCCTGGAAGAAAATGACGAAGGAACATTATTAAAAGTAGCTATTAATACTCCGGCTGAGTTTAAATCTTTTTTTGAAGAAAAATTTCCAAAAGCAATGAATATCGTTAAACATCTTTCGGAAAATCAGCTTTAA
- a CDS encoding VOC family protein: MNNDIFPCLWYDGDAKPSAEFYCKVFGGEITADTPVVMNIDLFGQRLMLLNGGAQFKKNPSISFMVICDTEDEVQKYWDQLLEGGLALMELGSYSWSKKYGWVQDKYGVTWQLFLGEKPQEQKIVPTLMFIHENNGKAKEAMELYTQTFPNSSIGNILKYGEGSEGHPIPEPAENVQHANFIIDGYSLFCMDNSYDHKFDFNEGISLVIMTDEQQQTDTYWNALTSHGGRESMCGWLKDKYGLSWQIVPKRLIQLMNDPNQEKAYKVVQAMMKMQKIIIQDLEDAYNS, from the coding sequence ATGAATAACGATATTTTCCCATGTCTTTGGTACGACGGAGACGCCAAGCCATCCGCGGAATTTTACTGTAAGGTTTTTGGCGGTGAAATTACAGCAGATACTCCGGTTGTTATGAATATTGATTTATTTGGGCAGAGATTAATGCTTCTTAATGGTGGCGCTCAGTTCAAAAAGAATCCTTCTATTTCGTTTATGGTCATCTGTGATACGGAAGATGAAGTTCAAAAATATTGGGATCAGCTACTGGAAGGAGGATTGGCTCTCATGGAGCTTGGCTCTTATTCCTGGAGTAAGAAATATGGTTGGGTTCAGGATAAATATGGAGTGACGTGGCAATTGTTCTTAGGAGAAAAGCCACAGGAACAGAAAATAGTTCCAACTTTGATGTTTATTCATGAAAATAATGGAAAAGCCAAAGAAGCGATGGAACTTTATACCCAGACATTCCCTAATTCAAGCATTGGAAACATTTTAAAATATGGTGAAGGAAGTGAAGGACATCCTATCCCAGAGCCGGCAGAAAATGTTCAGCATGCCAATTTTATCATTGATGGCTACTCATTATTCTGCATGGATAATTCTTACGATCACAAGTTTGATTTTAATGAAGGAATATCGCTGGTAATAATGACGGATGAACAGCAACAAACCGATACTTATTGGAATGCTCTTACCTCACATGGAGGAAGAGAAAGTATGTGTGGCTGGTTAAAAGATAAATACGGCTTAAGCTGGCAGATTGTACCTAAAAGGTTGATTCAGCTGATGAATGATCCTAACCAGGAGAAGGCTTATAAAGTGGTACAGGCCATGATGAAAATGCAGAAAATTATTATTCAGGATTTAGAAGATGCTTATAATTCTTAA
- a CDS encoding DNA-directed RNA polymerase subunit alpha C-terminal domain-containing protein, producing the protein MSKSLNSIYAVSYDPEEDFLLGVIAVPARKALKKEKINSLEKLSDYSEKEILQLHGFGKNTVLKLKDYMKEHQMCFKEA; encoded by the coding sequence ATGTCAAAGAGTTTGAATTCCATTTATGCTGTTAGCTATGATCCTGAGGAGGATTTTCTTCTTGGAGTGATTGCAGTGCCTGCAAGAAAAGCCTTGAAGAAAGAAAAAATAAATTCTTTGGAAAAACTGTCGGATTATTCTGAAAAGGAGATCTTACAATTACATGGTTTCGGAAAAAATACAGTGTTGAAGCTGAAAGATTATATGAAGGAGCATCAGATGTGTTTTAAAGAAGCATAA